The following proteins are co-located in the Triticum aestivum cultivar Chinese Spring chromosome 1A, IWGSC CS RefSeq v2.1, whole genome shotgun sequence genome:
- the LOC123054156 gene encoding histone-lysine N-methyltransferase, H3 lysine-9 specific SUVH4 isoform X1 — translation MEVPGFADSPCRPRSARYAVKGYPNYAEEPDFCGPATPCRPRTARHARKGCLDYAVPPDARAVHAPCRPRSARDADKGCLDYAELPDVRSSAAPCRPRSARYAEKGYPDYAEPDDFTDPAPRRPRSAPHTEKGCPDDAGSVGRLGHKRDEGGVPVKKPVLHYVRRKQREAAKAAETAVDMLVPLLQGMEVESDAVALDGRKRRRTVTAPMATAMTACEVLALPKDNEEVAPVDGGADEHGGGGKSWRLRVKETLRAFSSNYLHFVQEEQQREQAVRQELKASRALKRQTNNQDDEDFEEVKRPSKRPDLKALTKMQATNAVLYPEKRIGHLPGVDVGDQFYSRAEMVVLGIHGHWMKGIDYIGSKHQDKPGYQDLIFPLATCIVMSGAYEDDFDKADEIIYTGEGGNNLLGNGHQKTEQTLLRGNLALKNSKDNGNPIRVIRGHIEKNSYTGKVYTYDGLYKVVDCLSEKGVRGHLVFKFRLKRLEGQPPLTTSRVLFNRGDVHMPISELPGLVCRDISYGQENIPIPATNLVDDPPVPPSGFVYSKSLQIPEYIKMPADSMGCNCKGDCSSSTHCLCADRNGSDLPYVSTQKKVRAKHLDSTHKNVGRLVEPKAVVFECGANCSCHCSCVNRTSQQGLQYRLEVFKTELKGWSVRTWDTILPGALICEYTGVLRRNAEVEGLLDNNYIFDIDCLQTIKGLDGRKQRSGSELHMASLQDEHDLEASQAPEYCIDAGSIGNIARFINHSCQPNLFIQCVLSSHRDIKLAKIMLVAADTIPPLQELSYDYGYGMDSVIDPDGNVVKLACHCGASDCRKWLY, via the exons ATGGAGGTGCCGGGCTTCGCCGATTCTCCGTGCCGCCCGAGGAGCGCGCGGTACGCGGTGAAGGGGTACCCCAACTACGCGGAGGAGCCCGACTTCTGCGGCCCCGCCACGCCGTGCCGTCCGCGGACCGCGCGGCATGCCCGGAAGGGGTGCCTCGACTACGCCGTGCCGCCCGATGCCCGCGCCGTCCACGCGCCGTGCCGCCCACGGAGCGCACGGGACGCCGACAAGGGGTGCCTCGACTACGCCGAGCTGCCCGACGTCCGCTCCTCCGCCGCGCCGTGCCGTCCACGGAGCGCGCGGTATGCCGAGAAGGGGTACCCCGACTACGCCGAGCCCGATGACTTCACCgaccccgcgccgcgccgcccacgGAGCGCGCCGCACACCGAGAAGGGGTGCCCGGACGACGCAGGGTCCGTCGGGCGCCTCGGGCACAAGAGGGACGAGGGAGGCGTCCCGGTAAAGAAGCCGGTGCTGCATTACGTAAGGAGGAAGCAGAGGGAGGCTGCCAAGGCCGCGGAGACGGCGGTGGACATGCTCGTTCCGTTGCTCCAGGGCATGGAGGTGGAGTCCGACGCGGTGGCGCTGGACGGGAGAAAGAGGCGCAGGACGGTCACCGCGCCCATGGCAACGGCGATGACTGCATGCGAGGTTTTGGCGCTGCCCAAGGACAACGAGGAGGTGGCGCCCGTGGATGGTGGGGCCGATGAGCATGGCGGTGGCGGCAAGAGCTGGAGGTTGCGTGTGAAGGAAACGCTGCGGGCTTTCAGCAGTAATTACCTTCACTTTGTGCAG GAGGAACAGCAAAGGGAGCAGGCTGTAAGGCAAGAGCTGAAGGCCTCCAGGGCTCTCAAGCGTCAG ACTAACAACCAAGATGACGAAGATTTTGAAGAAGTCAAACGGCCATCAAAGCGCCCTGATCTGAAAGCATTAACAAAG ATGCAAGCGACCAATGCCGTACTTTATCCAGAGAAGAGGATAGGGCATCTTCCTG GGGTTGATGTTGGAGATCAATTCTACTCACGTGCTGAGATGGTTGTGCTAGGCATACATGGCCATTGGATGAAGGGTATAGATTATATTGGTTCAAAACATCAAGATAAG CCAGGGTATCAAGATTTAATTTTCCCTCTTGCCACCTGCATTGTAATGTCGGGGGCATATGAAGATGATTTTGACAAAGCTGACGAAATTATTTACACTGGCGAAGGAGGGAACAATTTGCTTGGCAACGGTCACCAGAAAACTGAACAAACGTTGCTTCGGGGAAACTTGGCACTGAAG AATAGCAAGGATAATGGCAACCCTATACGGGTTATTCGTGGGCATATAGAAAAGAACAGCTACACTGGAAAAGTGTACACCTATGATGGATTGTACAAG GTAGTGGATTGCTTGTCAGAGAAAGGAGTGCGCGGGCATTTGGTTTTCAAATTCAGATTGAAGCGTCTTGAAGGTCAACCACctttgacaacttccagg gtgctgtttaaTCGTGGAGATGTTCACATGCCAATTTCTGAATTACCTGG GTTGGTTTGTCGGGACATCTCTTATGGGCAGGAGAACATTCCAATTCCTGCTACAAATTTAGTTGATGATCCTCCTGTTCCTCCATCTG GCTTTGTGTACTCTAAGTCACTGCAGATTCCAGAATATATCAAGATGCCAGCTGACAGTATGGGTTGCAATTGCAAAGGAGATTGTTCTAGCTCTACACACTGTTTGTGTGCTGATCGCAATGGCTCTGATCTACCATATGTGTCCACACAAAAGAAAGTGCGTGCTAAGCATCTGGATTCTACACATAAGAATGTTGGAAG GTTGGTGGAGCCCAAAGCAGTTGTGTTTGAGTGTGGTGCTAATTGTAGCTGCCACTGCAGCTGTGTAAATAGAACATCCCAGCAAGGATTGCAATACCGCCTAGAG GTGTTCAAGACTGAGTTAAAAGGTTGGAGTGTAAGAACGTGGGACACTATTCTTCCTGGGGCACTCATCTGTGAATACACTGGGGTACTGAGGAGAAACGCTGAAGTTGAAGGTTTGCTGGACAACAACTACATATTTGATATAGACTGTCTTCAGACCATTAAAGGCCTGGATGGGAGGAAG CAAAGGTCTGGCTCAGAACTGCATATGGCATCTCTTCAagacgagcatgacttggaggcTTCTCAAGCCCCAGAGTATTGCATTGATGCTGGTTCCATTGGCAACATTGCGAGGTTCATAAATCATAGCTGCCAACCGAACCTTTTCATCCAGTGCGTATTGAGCTCACATAGAGATATCAAGCTAGCAAAAATCATGCTTGTTGCAGCTGATACCATACCACCTCTTCAG GAACTCTCGTATGACTACGGGTATGGAATGGACAGTGTCATTGATCCAGATGGCAATGTTGTCAAGTTAGCTTGCCATTGTGGTGCCTCTGACTGCCGAAAGTGGCTCTATTAG
- the LOC123054156 gene encoding histone-lysine N-methyltransferase, H3 lysine-9 specific SUVH4 isoform X2 yields MEVPGFADSPCRPRSARYAVKGYPNYAEEPDFCGPATPCRPRTARHARKGCLDYAVPPDARAVHAPCRPRSARDADKGCLDYAELPDVRSSAAPCRPRSARYAEKGYPDYAEPDDFTDPAPRRPRSAPHTEKGCPDDAGSVGRLGHKRDEGGVPVKKPVLHYVRRKQREAAKAAETAVDMLVPLLQGMEVESDAVALDGRKRRRTVTAPMATAMTACEVLALPKDNEEVAPVDGGADEHGGGGKSWRLRVKETLRAFSSNYLHFVQEEQQREQAVRQELKASRALKRQTNNQDDEDFEEVKRPSKRPDLKALTKMQATNAVLYPEKRIGHLPGVDVGDQFYSRAEMVVLGIHGHWMKGIDYIGSKHQDKPGYQDLIFPLATCIVMSGAYEDDFDKADEIIYTGEGGNNLLGNGHQKTEQTLLRGNLALKNSKDNGNPIRVIRGHIEKNSYTGKVYTYDGLYKVVDCLSEKGVRGHLVFKFRLKRLEGQPPLTTSRVLFNRGDVHMPISELPGLVCRDISYGQENIPIPATNLVDDPPVPPSGFVYSKSLQIPEYIKMPADSMGCNCKGDCSSSTHCLCADRNGSDLPYVSTQKKVRAKHLDSTHKNVGRLVEPKAVVFECGANCSCHCSCVNRTSQQGLQYRLEVFKTELKGWSVRTWDTILPGALICEYTGVLRRNAEVEGLLDNNYIFDIDCLQTIKGLDGRKQRSGSELHMASLQDEHDLEASQAPEYCIDAGSIGNIARFINHSCQPNLFIQCVLSSHRDIKLAKIMLVAADTIPPLQIMEASSFFYPRPMDHRCMHPY; encoded by the exons ATGGAGGTGCCGGGCTTCGCCGATTCTCCGTGCCGCCCGAGGAGCGCGCGGTACGCGGTGAAGGGGTACCCCAACTACGCGGAGGAGCCCGACTTCTGCGGCCCCGCCACGCCGTGCCGTCCGCGGACCGCGCGGCATGCCCGGAAGGGGTGCCTCGACTACGCCGTGCCGCCCGATGCCCGCGCCGTCCACGCGCCGTGCCGCCCACGGAGCGCACGGGACGCCGACAAGGGGTGCCTCGACTACGCCGAGCTGCCCGACGTCCGCTCCTCCGCCGCGCCGTGCCGTCCACGGAGCGCGCGGTATGCCGAGAAGGGGTACCCCGACTACGCCGAGCCCGATGACTTCACCgaccccgcgccgcgccgcccacgGAGCGCGCCGCACACCGAGAAGGGGTGCCCGGACGACGCAGGGTCCGTCGGGCGCCTCGGGCACAAGAGGGACGAGGGAGGCGTCCCGGTAAAGAAGCCGGTGCTGCATTACGTAAGGAGGAAGCAGAGGGAGGCTGCCAAGGCCGCGGAGACGGCGGTGGACATGCTCGTTCCGTTGCTCCAGGGCATGGAGGTGGAGTCCGACGCGGTGGCGCTGGACGGGAGAAAGAGGCGCAGGACGGTCACCGCGCCCATGGCAACGGCGATGACTGCATGCGAGGTTTTGGCGCTGCCCAAGGACAACGAGGAGGTGGCGCCCGTGGATGGTGGGGCCGATGAGCATGGCGGTGGCGGCAAGAGCTGGAGGTTGCGTGTGAAGGAAACGCTGCGGGCTTTCAGCAGTAATTACCTTCACTTTGTGCAG GAGGAACAGCAAAGGGAGCAGGCTGTAAGGCAAGAGCTGAAGGCCTCCAGGGCTCTCAAGCGTCAG ACTAACAACCAAGATGACGAAGATTTTGAAGAAGTCAAACGGCCATCAAAGCGCCCTGATCTGAAAGCATTAACAAAG ATGCAAGCGACCAATGCCGTACTTTATCCAGAGAAGAGGATAGGGCATCTTCCTG GGGTTGATGTTGGAGATCAATTCTACTCACGTGCTGAGATGGTTGTGCTAGGCATACATGGCCATTGGATGAAGGGTATAGATTATATTGGTTCAAAACATCAAGATAAG CCAGGGTATCAAGATTTAATTTTCCCTCTTGCCACCTGCATTGTAATGTCGGGGGCATATGAAGATGATTTTGACAAAGCTGACGAAATTATTTACACTGGCGAAGGAGGGAACAATTTGCTTGGCAACGGTCACCAGAAAACTGAACAAACGTTGCTTCGGGGAAACTTGGCACTGAAG AATAGCAAGGATAATGGCAACCCTATACGGGTTATTCGTGGGCATATAGAAAAGAACAGCTACACTGGAAAAGTGTACACCTATGATGGATTGTACAAG GTAGTGGATTGCTTGTCAGAGAAAGGAGTGCGCGGGCATTTGGTTTTCAAATTCAGATTGAAGCGTCTTGAAGGTCAACCACctttgacaacttccagg gtgctgtttaaTCGTGGAGATGTTCACATGCCAATTTCTGAATTACCTGG GTTGGTTTGTCGGGACATCTCTTATGGGCAGGAGAACATTCCAATTCCTGCTACAAATTTAGTTGATGATCCTCCTGTTCCTCCATCTG GCTTTGTGTACTCTAAGTCACTGCAGATTCCAGAATATATCAAGATGCCAGCTGACAGTATGGGTTGCAATTGCAAAGGAGATTGTTCTAGCTCTACACACTGTTTGTGTGCTGATCGCAATGGCTCTGATCTACCATATGTGTCCACACAAAAGAAAGTGCGTGCTAAGCATCTGGATTCTACACATAAGAATGTTGGAAG GTTGGTGGAGCCCAAAGCAGTTGTGTTTGAGTGTGGTGCTAATTGTAGCTGCCACTGCAGCTGTGTAAATAGAACATCCCAGCAAGGATTGCAATACCGCCTAGAG GTGTTCAAGACTGAGTTAAAAGGTTGGAGTGTAAGAACGTGGGACACTATTCTTCCTGGGGCACTCATCTGTGAATACACTGGGGTACTGAGGAGAAACGCTGAAGTTGAAGGTTTGCTGGACAACAACTACATATTTGATATAGACTGTCTTCAGACCATTAAAGGCCTGGATGGGAGGAAG CAAAGGTCTGGCTCAGAACTGCATATGGCATCTCTTCAagacgagcatgacttggaggcTTCTCAAGCCCCAGAGTATTGCATTGATGCTGGTTCCATTGGCAACATTGCGAGGTTCATAAATCATAGCTGCCAACCGAACCTTTTCATCCAGTGCGTATTGAGCTCACATAGAGATATCAAGCTAGCAAAAATCATGCTTGTTGCAGCTGATACCATACCACCTCTTCAG ATaatggaagcttcttcttttttttaCCCCCGGCCTATGGATCATAGATGCATGCACCCATACTAA